GTGCCCGATTTGGACGAGGTTGTCTATCTTGGTTCCTTCCCCGATGACGGTGCGGCCGAACCGGGCGCGGTCAATCGTCGTGTTGGCGCCTACGTCCACATCGTCTCCCAGTTCCACGATGCCTACCTGGTCGATGCCTACATAGCGTCCATTGTCCCCCATCAGGAAGCCGAAGCCGTCGGAGCCGATGACGGCGCCGGGCTGGATGGTGACGCGGCTGCCGAGCTTGCAGCGCTCGCGGATGGTGACGTTGGCGTGCAGGCGGCAGTTTTCCCCCATTGTGACGCTGTCGCCGATCTGGCAGGCATTGCCTATGTCCGTGCCGTCGCCTATTTCGCAGTGCGCGCCAATGCAGGTATAGGCTCCCACCCGGACCCTATCCGGATTGATTTTCGCCGAAGGGTCGATGATGGCCGTGGGATGAATACCGGGCACGAACTTATAGGAGGAAGCCTTGAAGTATTTGACCAGGGCATTGAAGGCCATGGACGGGTTGGCTACTTCTACGAAGGCGACGTTTTCCGGATATTTGGGCAGTCCCGGAGGCACCAGGACAATTCCCGCGGAAGTGTGCAGGAAGTCTTCAAAGTATTTCTCGTTGCCCAGGAAGGAGGCTTCCTCCGGGGTGGCATCGAGAAGAGAAGCGACCCCGAACACGTTCAGTTCGGGGTCGCCGGAGAGGATTGTTCCCCCGGTGAGGGCGGCCACGGCTTCAAGTGAAAGCTTCATGGGGATATGATTCCGCCTTCCCGGGGGGAATGTCAAGGGTTACTTGGCCGGGGCTGCAGGCGCGGCGGGAACGGCCGGGGTCTTTTTCTTGGTGGGATCAAAGCCCGCGGGCGCGTCCTTGTTGAGTTCCTTCATCACGGTGGGGGTGATGTCCATGCTGGGCTTGGTGTAAACGAAGACGTTGTTGGAACGGAGAGCCTGGGCGCTCTTGTCCAGAACAAGGTCGTAGTTGCTCTTGGTGGCGATGCCTTCCGCAACCTTGGTGATTTCACCCATGATGTTGGTGGAACGCAGTTTCATTTGTTCCTGAAGGGATTTGAGCTGGCGTTCCACATAAGTGCGGCGTTCCTGTTCCAGGGCAATCGCCTGCTGGCGCGTGATCTGGGCTTTCTGTTCCAGGTCTTTCTTGTCCTTTTCATTCAGTGAAGGGTCCTGGAGCTTTTTGACCATTTCGGTGAAATCGGCTTCCATCTTCTTGATGCTTTCCGCACGGGTGTTGTTGTCCTGCTGGACTGCCTGCGCCGCCTTGTCCACTTCCGCCTGGGCTTCATGCGTTTTGTAGTAGTCGGCAAAGAGTTTCTGCACGTCCACTGTAGCTACTTTCAGTTCGGCGTTGGCAGTGGCGCTGAATGCCATTGCAGCGGATACACATAATGCTGTTTTGAAGAATCTCATAATTTTTAGCGTCTTCTGACTTTGCCAGTTTACATGTGGAATGGCATGCGTCAATCTTCTAGCCATATTTCAGGATTGAACTTTTGTCATCATGAGGCCACTTTATGCGCATGCAAACTTTTTCGACCAAGGCTCAGTTGAAGGGAGCCCTGTCCAAACACCATCGGCAGAATGATCCCGTTATTCTCGTTCCCACGATGGGGGCTCTCCACAGCGGCCACCGTTCCCTGCTGGAGCAGGCCAGAAAGTTGGCCGGGGAGGACGGCGTGGTGGTGGCCAGCATTTTCGTCAACCCCATCCAGTTCAACAATACTTCCGACTTGCAGACCTACCCCCGCACTCCGGAGAAGGACTTGGAGCTGTGCGAAGCCGCCGGAGTGGATTACGTGTTTTCCCCGGCTCCGGAAGAGATGTATGCCGGAGAGCGCAGCATCAGCGTGGAGGAAGATTTTTTGTCCACTACACTGTGCGGGGCGTCACGGCCGGGACATTTTTCCGGGGTTTGCACGGTTTTGGCCAAACTTTTCAATCTGGTGCAGCCTACGGACGCCATCTTCGGGAAGAAGGATTACCAGCAACTGGCGATTATCCGCCGCATGGTGCGCGACCTGGATATTCCGGTGCGCATCCACGGTGCGGAGATCGTGCGGCATGAGAACGGCCTTGCCTATTCTTCCCGGAATGCCCGGCTGTCTCCGGAGCAGAAGGAACAGGCTGTCGTGATACGGAAGGCCATGCTCCAGGCCAGGGACGAGTTCAGGTCCGGGACGGGAGTCCGGGAAGTGAAGGATCATGCCGCCGCGATGATTGAAGCCGTTCCCGGCACGCGGATTGACTACCTAGAGATTGTGGACGCGGAGACCATGCAGCCCCTGGAGGGGAACCGGGAGCCGGCCCTAATGGCCGCCGCCGTGTATTTCGGCGACGTGCGTCTTATCGACAATATAGAACTTTAATCCGGCGGCCATTCCGCTATATTGATTCCGTGATTACCGCCGCCAACCTCCACCGCAGCTATTCCATCGGCAAGAAGTCCATTGAGATTCTGCACGGGGTGAACCTGCATATTGCCGCCGGGGAGAAGGTGTTCCTGTGCGGCCCCAGCGGCGCCGGAAAGACGACTCTGATGTACACGCTCGCCGGACTGGAAACGCCCCAGGAGGGGAAAGTGACGATCAACGGCACGGATATTTATTCCCTGTCCGCCACGGGGCGCTCCATTTTCCGCAACAGGAACATGGGGTTCATTTTCCAGAATTATCTGCTGATGCCGGAATTGACGGCCCTGGAGAATGCCTGCCTGGCTTCGTCCATCGGCAAAAGGCCGCGCGTGGAGTACGTCACGGAATTGCTGGACCGCGTGGGCTTGTCCCACCGCCTGAACCATCTGCCGGGCGAATTGAGCGGCGGGGAACAGCAGCGCGTGGCCATTGCACGTGCTCTGGCGAACGACGCCCCCATTATTTTTGCGGATGAGCCTACGGGGAATCTGGACAGGAAGAATGGTGCGGAAGTGCTGGACCTGCTGTTCGGCCTGGCGGACGAGTCCCGCAAGACGCTGGTGATCGTGACTCATGACGAACACCTGGCCCGGCGGGGCGACCGCATCATCACGATCATGGACGGCCACGCCGTTTGACGCCGAGTACAGCGCGGGGGACTTTATTTTTCTTCCGCCGCCAGATGCAGAACGGCTTGGTGGACGCCGCGAACCACTTGGGCCATGCGGCGGTAGTCCAGCGTTTCCGGAAGGTCTCCGGGCTGGTGGTAGTTCGGATTGCGGAAGAAGGACGTGTCCGTGATCATCACGGCAGGCATGTCTTTAGCCCAGAAGTTGCGGTGGTCGGAGAAGTCCATGCACATGCCCTTGATCTGCGGCAGGTTGAGGCGGACGGTGGGAAGAAAGGGACGCATGCTTTTCTGAATGTCGCGGCTTAGCCTGACGCTGTTCCAGTTGCCTACGATGGCGATGAAGTTTCCCTTGTCCGGATACAGCGTCCCCATGCCGGGCCCCGGATAGGTCTGGCTGTTTTCCTTGTCGGAGAAGTAGCCGATCATTTCCAGGCAGATCATGGCCTTGACGCCTATTTGTTCCGTGTAAAGTTTCTGGGCGTGCTGTGCGCTTCCCATGTGTTCCGTGGCGAAGTACGGTGGTTCCTCGTTGGCGTAGGCGATGAGTTCAATGGTGTATTGGGGGGAGATGCCTTTGAGCATGCGGCCCAGTGCCAGCAGGCCGGCGACTCCGCTGGCGTTGTCGTCCGCGCCGGGCGTGTCTCCGCAGGTATCGTAGTGCGCCCCTACGATGACTCTTTTGGCTGATTTTCCGGGGAAGACGGCGCTGACGTTGACGAAGGTGCGCTTGTCTGCGGTGAAGGGCTGACAGGTGACTTTGGCTCCGGTGTCCGCCAGGGAGCGGGCAATGTATTCCACGGCTTTGGCCTGGTTCTTTTCATAGCCTGCCGGACGGGGGTGGCAGGTTTTTGCCAGATAGCGGACGTCTTTTTTCAATTCTCCTTCCAGCCCTGGCCGCACGGCGGAGGCGGGCGCTGTTCCGTCTCCGGGCGTGGTGCAGTGGGAGATGATGCAGCCCGTGGAAATGGAGAGGATGAGCGCGGCGGATAGCAGAGAGAGAAATACCCGGCATTTCATGGTGTGCTTATAGCAGTTCCCATCCCGCGTGGCAACAGGGAAGGAAAGGATCGGTGTTGCAATCGTCGGGGTTGTTGTGTAGCTTGTGCCCATGTGGGACTGGATTGTGATCAAGGATGCGCTCAGGGCGATCGTTGAAATTTTCATCCTGTGGGTGTTCCTGTACCAGATTTACCGCGCTTTCCATGCGACGCGCGGTGCCCGCATCATGGTAGGGCTGTTCGCCTGTTTCCTGGCCCTGGTGGTACTGGCCTTTTTCTTCCAGTTGAACGTAATTTCCTGGATACTGACGCGCATCTTCGCCCCCGGCCTGGCGCTGGCGCTGGTGGTGATTTTCCAGCCGGAGCTGCGCGTGGGGCTGGCTAAGCTGGGCAGCCATCCGTTTTTCTCCTCCTTCGCCAAGCTTCAGCGGGTGGATTTCCTGGATAATTTCTGCAAGGCGGTGAGCAAGCTTTCCAACCAGCGGTTCGGAGCCCTGTTCGCTTTTGAACGGAGCATCAGCATGAAGCCGATCGAGGATTCCGGCGTGAAGCTGGACGCCATTTTTTCCCCGGAACTGGCCCTGACCATTTTTCATACGAAGACCGCTCTTCACGACGGGGGAGTGGTCATTTCCGGCGACCGGATTTCCGCGGCCGCCTGCGTGTTCCCTGTTTCCCAGAAGGAAATGAGCGACCGTACCCTGGGACTGCGGCACCGGGCCGGCGTGGGCATGTCCGAGGAGAGTGATTGTGTGGTGGTGGTGGTGTCCGAAGAAACGGGGGCCATTGCCCTGGCCGTGGGCGGCAAGCTGGAGCGCAACCTGACTCCGGAACAGTTGAAGGCCCGTCTTGAAGAGCTACTGAATATTTCTCCTTCCAATGAAAAAACTGCTATTGCTTAACTGGCCTGCCAAGTTGTTCTGCCTGGTGCTGGCCGTCATCATCTGGTCTTTCATCAACCACTGGGTGACTACGAATGATGCCGCGCCGTCCCGCGCGCAACTGGAGGAGATCAGAAGGTCCCATCCCTGAAGTTTACTGTCATGAGGAATTTTATCGTTACCGGAACTGATACGGAAGCAGGCAAAACTTATGTGAGCTGTCTGATTGTGAAGGCCCTGAGGGAACGGGGCGTGAACGCCGCGGGATTCAAGCCCGTGGCCTGCGGAGACAGGCAGGATGCGCGGCTTCTGCGGGAGGCGGGGCCGGAAGGCCTGACGCTGGATGAGCTGAACCCCGTGTTTTTGAAGAATGCCACCTGTCCCTATGTAGCCGCCAAGCTGGAGAATACACAGGTGGATGAAGACGCCATCCGCCGCGCCTATGAGGCTTTGGCCGCTACGCATGACTGCGTATTGGTGGAAGGCGTGGGCGGCTGGGAGGTGCCGATTGCGGCAGGGCGGAGGTTCAGCGATATGGCCGCGGATTTCCACCTTCCCATTCTTCTGGTGATCGGCAACAAGCTGGGAGCCATCAATCACGCGCTGCTGACGCTTGACGCCATCAAGGCGCGCGGATTGGAGTGCCTGGGCATTATTTTCAATAATGTGAAGGATGAATGGGATACGGCCTGCGTGACGAACCGGAGCATGATTGAGGAGTTTTCCGACGTGCCCGTGCTAGGTGAATTGATTCACGGGCAGGATTCCCTGGACGTGGACGCCCTGATGGACCGCCTGGGCTGACGGGTTGAGGCACCCGGAATGAAAGCGGTCCGGGCAGAAGTCCTGAGTTTTTCCCCGTGGAAGCGCGCCTTCCTCCGGCTGTTTTCTTTTTATTTCATTGGCAGCCGGAGGCGAAGGCCGCCAAAATGGCTTCATGTACGTCCCGCGGAGAATGGACCTCCGGGAGGCCGGCAGGACCGATGAAGACGGGCTGCTGGGAGTCCGGTACGTTGTCCCGGCCGTGGGAGCCTTTCACCTGGTCTCCGTTGAGAGGGATGACTTTCATCAGGGCGCGGAAGCCGAGTTTCTTTTTCAGCAGGAACAGGGCCGCATGGAGCATGGGGAAGGAGAGGGCCGGGTCAAAGAACATTTCCGCAGGGTCGTAGCCCGGTTTGCGGTGAATGTCCACGCAGCGGGCGAAGTCCGGCGCCTTGGCGTCGTCCGTCCAGTAGTAGTAGGTAAACCATGTGTCCGGGGCCGCCACGGCGGTGAAGTCCGGCAGACGCTCGCAGGCGGCCGGATTCAGGCCGGAAAAGTCCGTCTCTCGGATTTCCTCCACGCCGGGGGTGGTGGAGAGCAGGGCTTTTACTTCTTCCCGTACGGAGGGATCGTTGACGTAAATCTGGGCCACTTGGTGGTCGGCCACGGCAAAGGCCTTGGAGGCTCCGCCGTCCAGCATTTCCGTTCCCAGTTCCGGCTTGACGGTGATCCAGCCGCGTTCCCGGAAGAGGCGGTTCAGGGCTACCGTGCGCGAGACGTCGGAAATGCCGTATTCGCTCACGACAATCGGCGTGACTCCCTCCCGTTCCAGGAAGTCGATCAGATCGCAAAGAAGATCGTCCATGGTCCGGGCCGCCTTGGCCGCCTCTCCGGAGGAGGGACCGAATTTCTGGAGGTCGTAGTCCAGGTAGGGCAGATAGACCAGGTTGAGATTGGGACGGTATTTTTGTTCAATCCACCGGACGGAGTCCACAATCCATTGCGTGGCGCCGATGCCGGCCATGGGGCCCCAGAACGTGGGGAAGGGGAATTCACCCAGGTCCCGCTTGATGGTTTCCCGCAGGTCCATGGGCTGCGTATAGATGTCAAAGATTTTGCGGCCGTCCGCCGGGTACATGGGGCGCGGCGTGATGCTCCAGTCCGCGGTGGAGTACATGTTGTACCACCAGAAGAGCTTGGCGCAGGTGAAGGAGGGACCGTACAGGTTTTTCAGCTTCTCCCAGATGCGCGGCCCCTGCACCAGTTTGTTGGATTGCTTCCAGAACTGAACCTCACTCAT
This genomic stretch from Akkermansia biwaensis harbors:
- the lpxD gene encoding UDP-3-O-(3-hydroxymyristoyl)glucosamine N-acyltransferase; translation: MKLSLEAVAALTGGTILSGDPELNVFGVASLLDATPEEASFLGNEKYFEDFLHTSAGIVLVPPGLPKYPENVAFVEVANPSMAFNALVKYFKASSYKFVPGIHPTAIIDPSAKINPDRVRVGAYTCIGAHCEIGDGTDIGNACQIGDSVTMGENCRLHANVTIRERCKLGSRVTIQPGAVIGSDGFGFLMGDNGRYVGIDQVGIVELGDDVDVGANTTIDRARFGRTVIGEGTKIDNLVQIGHNVVVGKHCIIVALSGIAGSTHVGDYVTIAAQVGIAGHLKIGSKSTLAAQTGVTADIPENAAYWGTPASPFKDACRQFAALRKLPALIKEVHSFKRKLDSSGN
- a CDS encoding OmpH family outer membrane protein, with the translated sequence MAFSATANAELKVATVDVQKLFADYYKTHEAQAEVDKAAQAVQQDNNTRAESIKKMEADFTEMVKKLQDPSLNEKDKKDLEQKAQITRQQAIALEQERRTYVERQLKSLQEQMKLRSTNIMGEITKVAEGIATKSNYDLVLDKSAQALRSNNVFVYTKPSMDITPTVMKELNKDAPAGFDPTKKKTPAVPAAPAAPAK
- the panC gene encoding pantoate--beta-alanine ligase; amino-acid sequence: MQTFSTKAQLKGALSKHHRQNDPVILVPTMGALHSGHRSLLEQARKLAGEDGVVVASIFVNPIQFNNTSDLQTYPRTPEKDLELCEAAGVDYVFSPAPEEMYAGERSISVEEDFLSTTLCGASRPGHFSGVCTVLAKLFNLVQPTDAIFGKKDYQQLAIIRRMVRDLDIPVRIHGAEIVRHENGLAYSSRNARLSPEQKEQAVVIRKAMLQARDEFRSGTGVREVKDHAAAMIEAVPGTRIDYLEIVDAETMQPLEGNREPALMAAAVYFGDVRLIDNIEL
- a CDS encoding ABC transporter ATP-binding protein, with product MITAANLHRSYSIGKKSIEILHGVNLHIAAGEKVFLCGPSGAGKTTLMYTLAGLETPQEGKVTINGTDIYSLSATGRSIFRNRNMGFIFQNYLLMPELTALENACLASSIGKRPRVEYVTELLDRVGLSHRLNHLPGELSGGEQQRVAIARALANDAPIIFADEPTGNLDRKNGAEVLDLLFGLADESRKTLVIVTHDEHLARRGDRIITIMDGHAV
- a CDS encoding M28 family peptidase encodes the protein MKCRVFLSLLSAALILSISTGCIISHCTTPGDGTAPASAVRPGLEGELKKDVRYLAKTCHPRPAGYEKNQAKAVEYIARSLADTGAKVTCQPFTADKRTFVNVSAVFPGKSAKRVIVGAHYDTCGDTPGADDNASGVAGLLALGRMLKGISPQYTIELIAYANEEPPYFATEHMGSAQHAQKLYTEQIGVKAMICLEMIGYFSDKENSQTYPGPGMGTLYPDKGNFIAIVGNWNSVRLSRDIQKSMRPFLPTVRLNLPQIKGMCMDFSDHRNFWAKDMPAVMITDTSFFRNPNYHQPGDLPETLDYRRMAQVVRGVHQAVLHLAAEEK
- the cdaA gene encoding diadenylate cyclase CdaA, translated to MWDWIVIKDALRAIVEIFILWVFLYQIYRAFHATRGARIMVGLFACFLALVVLAFFFQLNVISWILTRIFAPGLALALVVIFQPELRVGLAKLGSHPFFSSFAKLQRVDFLDNFCKAVSKLSNQRFGALFAFERSISMKPIEDSGVKLDAIFSPELALTIFHTKTALHDGGVVISGDRISAAACVFPVSQKEMSDRTLGLRHRAGVGMSEESDCVVVVVSEETGAIALAVGGKLERNLTPEQLKARLEELLNISPSNEKTAIA
- the bioD gene encoding dethiobiotin synthase; this translates as MRNFIVTGTDTEAGKTYVSCLIVKALRERGVNAAGFKPVACGDRQDARLLREAGPEGLTLDELNPVFLKNATCPYVAAKLENTQVDEDAIRRAYEALAATHDCVLVEGVGGWEVPIAAGRRFSDMAADFHLPILLVIGNKLGAINHALLTLDAIKARGLECLGIIFNNVKDEWDTACVTNRSMIEEFSDVPVLGELIHGQDSLDVDALMDRLG
- a CDS encoding alkaline phosphatase family protein → MKLPATRVAVLDAVALSRQMMEHMPRLSAWAERQRISSFPPAFPAVTCTAQSSYITGLSPEEHAIPGNGWYNRNMSEVQFWKQSNKLVQGPRIWEKLKNLYGPSFTCAKLFWWYNMYSTADWSITPRPMYPADGRKIFDIYTQPMDLRETIKRDLGEFPFPTFWGPMAGIGATQWIVDSVRWIEQKYRPNLNLVYLPYLDYDLQKFGPSSGEAAKAARTMDDLLCDLIDFLEREGVTPIVVSEYGISDVSRTVALNRLFRERGWITVKPELGTEMLDGGASKAFAVADHQVAQIYVNDPSVREEVKALLSTTPGVEEIRETDFSGLNPAACERLPDFTAVAAPDTWFTYYYWTDDAKAPDFARCVDIHRKPGYDPAEMFFDPALSFPMLHAALFLLKKKLGFRALMKVIPLNGDQVKGSHGRDNVPDSQQPVFIGPAGLPEVHSPRDVHEAILAAFASGCQ